The genomic interval TTCAAACCGATCACCCCCTCTCGTTGGCTTCGATGGCCTTGCGCATGGCCATCAGTGATTACCCACCGCCTGTTCAACGAGTGCCCTTGCTCCCTCCTGATCAATCCCGGAAGCATGTGAGATCTCGCTGACGATTAACCTCCTGACATTCTCCAGCATCGTCTTCTCACCGAACGACAGGCACCGTTCCTTCTGGAGTAGGACCAACTTTCGCAGGACCAGCGCAACCTCAAAGAGCGATCCTGTTCTGATTCGCTCCAGGTTATCCTTAAACCGGCGGTTCCAATTCGAACTGATTTTCAGGTCATTCTTCTTTAAAATGGCAAGAACCTTTGGAATCTCTGATGGTTCAATAACCGCTCGAAGGCCGACTCGTTTGGCGTTCTGCGTAGGAACCAGAATGGTCATACCGTTCCCAATGATGCGAACTACGTAGAAAGGCTGCAGTCCACCTGCAACCTCTTTCTTTTCGATGGCTTCAATCCACCCAACCCCATGGGTGGGGTACACTACTTTTGTCCCAGTACGATACATTATTGATAGTAAGTTATAGCAGGGATTCTCTGACTAGTCAAAAGATTCTCCCAGGAATAGCGGCAGACTCTAGCAAGCATCTCACACCTCTCAACATTGCGCAGACCGATGAGGACGTGGCAATTTCAGTGCAATAGTGTGAAATCACCCCCACTTTACTCGCAGCAGCGGATCCCTTATTCCTTTTCTTATGATCATACCATCTGCCGTATCTCCAGTTTCTCCGCTAACTCCTCCAGAGTGTAGAGCCCGCTCACTCTTAGAGAGGAAAAGTCAGATTGAGTCCGATCGAGGTTATGTCGTGGCATCAGACAATGGGATAATCCCAGGCGAGCGGCCTCCTCGAGCCGTCGTTCCGCCATCGGCACCGCTCGCACCTCACCTGCCAGACCGATCTCACCGAACACGCACAGCCCGGGGTCAAGCAGAAGGTTTCTGGCGCTTGAAAGGACCGCTACGGCCACACCAAGATCGGCGGCAGTCTCTCCCACCCTGACACCTCCCACGATGTTGACGTAGACATCACATGCGCTGAGAGGCAGACCAAGCCGCTTTTCCAGTACAGCCAACAGCAAGACGCCTCGATTGCTATCTACACCATTAAAAACCCGTCTGGGAATTGCGGCGCTTGGCGCCGCCACCAGCGCCTGCAGTTCCACGAGCAGTGGTCGGCTTCCCTCCATAGTCGGAATGACGACCGAGCCCGGCGCCCCCGAAGGGCGCTGGGCAAGAAAAACCTCAGATGGGTTTTCGAGCTCTTGTAGTCCGGTCGCCGTCATCTCGAACACACCAACCTCTGGAGTAGGACCAAAGCGATTCTTGACGGCGCGCAGCAGACGATGGATCTGATGCTCCTCCCCTTCCATGAACACGACCGCGTCGACCAGGTGTTCCATCGCCTTCGGACCGGCGATGGCCCCTTCCTTCGTAATATGACCGATGACGACGGTGCTGATTTCCTTCTCCTTGGCGAGCGTCATCAGCCGAAAGACAGCTTCACGAACCTGACTGAAACTACCCGGAGGGGACTCCAACTCTTCCGAAGCAATAGTCTGGATGGAATCGATGACCAGGATGGTTGGTCGGATCCGGTCGGTCTGATCCAAAATCACCTGGAGGGAGGTCTCGGCAAGCAGCAGAAGACGATCGGAAAGCTGACCTAACCTACTTGCTCTGGAACGGGTCTGTTGAAGTGATTCCTCGCCGGAGACATATAGGACTATCCCCTCCCCCTTCGCGATCTGCATTGATGCTTGAAGCAGCAGGGTCGATTTCCCGATTCCCGGATCACCGCTCAAGAGCACGAACGAGCCGGGAACGATCCCACCGCCTAACACCCGATCCAACTCTGCCAAACCGGTGCTCACCCGGTGGAGCGCCCTGATATCTACGGCAGTGATCGGTGTCGCGAGGTACGGAGCCGGGGGTGCTCCGTCGCTACGGCCGCGATGCCGCTCGCTTGTGGCACACTCCTCCAGCAAGCCTCCCCACTCTCCGCAGTCCGGGCAGCGACCCATCCAGCGAGCGGTCTGGTAACCACAATTCTGACAGAGGTAATGGCTCAGACTTTTGGCCATCACTCCTCACTTTCCGCAGTAAACACGCCGAACCGTCCGACGTTCAACGTGCGATGTTCAACCTTGAACGATGAACTGCGGCCCGTCACATCTCCTCTGCTTCATCGGGTTCTTGATGGATGAGGTCCAGAGGACCGAACTTGACATACTCCCTGAGGAAGGCCATCTCCACGGTCCCGGTCGGGCCGTTCCGTTGCTTGGCGATAATGATCTCGGTCTTCGCATCCCGCTCAGGATCCGGGGCCCCGGCCTTTTTGGCCTGATAGTAACCTGGACGGTACAGGAACATGACAACATCCGAGTCCTGCTCTATGGCTCCGGATTCCCGGAGATCCGATAGTTGCGGTCGCTCCCGTTCCTCTGTTCGCCGCGCAAGCTGCGACAGCGCCACCACCGGAACCTTCAATTCCTTGGCCATCGCCTTCAGACCCCGGCAGATGTCCGAAACCTCCTGCTGGCGGTTCTCGGATCGGGAACGACCCGAGATGAGTTGAAGATAGTCAATCACCACCATCCCGATGTTCTGTTCGGCTTTGAGCCTCCGCGCCTTCGCCCGTAACTCAATAGCAGAGATAGCGGCCGAATCATCAATAAAGATGGGCGCCTCTGAGAGGCGGCCGGCCGCGCTTGTCAGCTTCGGCCAGTCGCTCTCGCGCAGATATCCTGTTCTGATCCTGTGAGAATCAACCTCAGCCTCGGTAGAAAGCATTCGCTGGACGACCTGTTCCTTCGACATCTCCAGGCTAAAGATCCCGACCGGTATCCGTTCCTCGATGGCGGCATTTCGGGCAATATTGAGAGCAAAGGCCGTTTTGCCCATCGAGGGGCGGCCGGCGATGATGATCAGCTCTGACGGCTGAAACCCGGCAGTTTTCATGTCAAGGTCTTCAAACCCAGTGGGTACTCCGGTAACCTGCGTCTGGCGGTCATAGAGCTTCTCCACCTGCTCAAAGGCGTCCTTCAGGATCAACTTCAGCGGGAGGAAGGCGCGCCGTACCCGATCTTCCGATAGCTCAAAGATCTGCTGCTCGGCTTGTTCGAGTACCTGATCCGCTTCCTCCTGGTCGGCATAGCCGAGCCCGACTATGTCGGTAGCTACAGTGATCAACTGGCGCAGAAGCGCCTTGTCCCGAACGATCCGCGCATGGTAGGCGACATTCGCCGCAGTGGGAACAGCCTCCACTAGTGAGGCGAGGAATGCTGCGGAACCCACCTCATCGAGCTCGCCTCGGCGACGAAGCTCATTGGTCATAGTGATGAGATCAACCGGTTCCCCTCGTCCGAAAAGCCCGGAAGCCGCCGCAAAGATCTTGCGATGTATATCTCGGTAGAACTGTTCGGGCCGCAACAACTCAAGGCACTTCAGGAAGGCCTCACTACTCTGCAGGATCGCCCCGAGGACCGACATCTCGGCCTCCAGGTTTTGAGGTGGAACCCGCTCTCCGGCCATCTCGCGCCGGTCGAGGGTTGACTCCCGCAGAATTCGCTGCCCCATCTGTTTAGTCCCCTACGCGCTCTACTGTAAGCCGAAGTTCGGCAATGACCTCGGGATGTAAGCGGATGGGAATGGTGTAGCTGCCAAGCGCCTTGATCGGTTCCTTCAGGAGGATCTTTCTTCGATCCACCTCAAGTCCCTGAGTCACCAAGGCGGCATAGATGTCCTGATTGGTGACGGCTCCGAAGAGCCGATCCTGCTCGCCGGCTCGGCGCGCGATCACGCAGTGCAGTGCTGCGATCCGACCCGCCATCGTCTCCGCCGCATGACGAAGCCTTCCCTCGCGCTCTCTGTTCTGTCGAAGTAGGTGATCCAACGACTTGATACTGGCGGACGTTGCCGCCACTGCCTTACGCGACGGGATCAGGAAATTTCTTGCGAAACCATCCGCCACCTCTACCTGGTCACCAGCAGAGCCTACCTTTTCCACCTGTTCCAAGAGAACGACCCTCATCGATGCGATACCTCCTCCGCACGACCTCGCCTTCGGCGCTCTACGCGCCGGGGGATCCCGGAAGCGAATGCCGGCGAAAAACGACCCACATATCGAACAGCCCGACCAATGCTACGAGAAGTAACAGCAGGGGTTGAAGAAACAACAGCACAACACCCAGGAGTCCCATCAACGGCGACAGCCTCAATCGACGGATCCAGAACGTCGCAATCGCCAAGCCCTGCAGAAGATACAGCGTCATCATCACAAGCAGGCCATTGAAACCAATCTCTTTCGCAATCGGCAGCCCACTCAGCAACAAGGCGGCAGAACCGATGAATATCCACACCAACTGGTCCGGAACTCTCCAGGCGCTCCCCGACTTCCAGCCAACAGGTGCAGTGTCATGTGCCGATCCCCTCCTCGCCAGAAAGAAGTTGACTGAGGTGCTGAACAGTGCCGCCACGATAAAGAGGCCGGGCGAGGTTGTGAGCAAGAATCTTCGCACCTCTTCGCTCGACCCGAGCAGCGGCCCAACCTCGTCCGGAGAAATACCTGCCTTGCCGTATAACTCCATCGCTTCTCGCACAGCGATATCGAGACGATACTTCAGGAGATCCAGTATCGACGTACCCGCATCCCACGCCAAGATGAAGAGACCGACCAGACCGCCCGCGATGACGGCCAAACTCCCTACGGCGACCGATGCCTCAGGGGTCCACTGACGGCGGATAGCCTCCGCCAGCACAATTGCAGGCAGACCGAATTCGATATAGAAGACCCCCGCATAGCCTATCCCCAGGAGACCGGTAAGGCAGATCCCGACGGCAAACACTCCAAGCAGGGCGATAACTCGGCCTTGTCTCAACGACAAGAGAATAAGCGGCAGGGGAGTCAGTAGGCCAAAAAACATCCCGACGATCGGGATCGTCCCGCCCGCCAGCGCGAGCGTGAGAGACGCAAGGCAGAAGGCGGCGCCCTGTACAAACGTCTTGGCCAATCCCTCTTTCATTGAATGCGTGTCGCCAACCCCGTCAAAACCATCCGCCAAGTTCTCCGTTCATGGCAGATCAGCAGCAAAGGGGAGTAATGCGATGCTACGAGCCCTCTTGATGGCTCCACCCAGCTGGCGCTGATGGCTCGCGCAGCTACCGGAAATCCGGCGTGGAATGATCTTCCCTCGATCTGTAATGAAGTTCCTGAGTCTCTTGGCGTCCTTAAAATCGACCGCCTCAATCTTATCAACGCACCACTTGCAGACCTTTTGCCGTCGAAAGCTCCGTCGTTTTTTCAGCATCCGCCATCACCCCCATGAGCGTCACTGCGTTTCAAAATGGCACCTCCTCCTCCTCGCCGGACCGAGGCGGTTCCTCATCGGAGACCGCTGCATCCTTTCGCCCACCGACAAATTGTACCCGCTCTGCAACGACTTCGTATTTACTCCGCTTCTGGCCATCAGGCGTTTCCCATGACCGCTGCTGAAGCCGGCCTTCGACCAGCGCCTGGCGTCCCTTACCGAGAAACTCGGCGCAGGACTGCGCCTGTTTATCCCAGACGACCACTGTGATAAAACAGACCTCCTCTCGCCGCTCGCCGCCTTTCGTTGTGAAAGAGCGATTCACCGCAAGATCAAAGTTGCATACGGTCATGCCGGAAGGCGTATGTCGAAGTTCCGGGTCCCGCGTCAGGTTGCCCAGCAAAATTACTTTATTGAAGCTCACCATCCCCCACCTCCTGGGTAGAGATCATGGTGCTACCCGCGAGCGTGGCTTGCGACTTCGTTTTAAAGCGCTTTCCTCGATGCTCCTCGGCTCTTACAATCATCCCTTTCAGGATGGTCTCAGTAATCCGAAAATGCCGCTCGAGATCGGCCACGACTTTGCCCATGCCACCCATCTTCATCAGGACGTACTGGCCCTCTCGCCGCTTTTTCACCTCGTAGGCCAGTCGCTTTTTTCCCCACTTCTGAACCTCCAGCACCTCCCCCCCCTTCTTAGCGGCGATCTCGCGAACTCCACTGATCTCCCTCTCGACACCATCCTCCGTGAGGGCCGGATCCAGAATGATAATAACCTCGTGCTGGCTCACTCTCTTCACCTCCTCCAGATTACGCCATGCGAGACTGATGGGCGTCTCGGACATTGTACCGGTTCATCGCCGCCTCAAGCCCTTCTTGCAGGAGCACCTCTATCGCATCGGCGGCTCGCTGCACCACTACCTGTATCGCATCGTTCTCCCGTTCCTCGAAAAACCCAAGCACATGCTTGACCGCATCCTGTCTCTCTCGGGGCCGTCCGATTCCCACCTTGACTCGCACAAAGCCATGGCTACCCACCGCTTCCAGGATGGAGCGAACACCCCTATGACCTCCGTGACCGCCGCCAATCTTGATCCGTAGCTGAGAGAGAGGCAGGTCCAGATCGTCATGGACGACAATAATTCGACCAGGTTCGAGGTGTAAGCCCCGTTGCCATCCGGCAACAGCGAATCCACTATCGTTCATGAAGGTCAAGGGCTTGATCAATAGAATCTCCGCTCCATGCAGAGAGCCTCTCAAACAAAGCGAGCGATATCGGCAACGGCTGAGTTCCGTACCGACCCGACCGGCCAATATGTCCACCACCCGAAATCCCACATTATGGCGACTCGCCTCATACTCCGGACCGGGATTGCCCAAACCCACCACCATCCACAACGAGGCGCTCCGTTAGGCGGTCTTACCGCCCTCCTGCTTACCCTCTTTCGCCTCCTTCTTGACCACCTCCGGCTCAGCCGGTTTCTCCTCCGTTGCCCCCGCAGCCTCTTCCGTCGCCACTCGCTGAATCAGCACCGTCACTACGGGCTTGGCGGGATCCTCAAGTACCTTGATGTCCTCCCCTACGGTAAGTTCACGGACGTGAATAGCATGGCCGAGATCAAGGTGACTCACATCCACATGGATGTGACTGGGAATCGCCCCTGGCAGGCACTCGACGCTTACTTCGCGTAGATGCTGCTCCAAGAGACCTCCCTTCAGCTTGACACCAATGGCCTCTCCCGCCAACCTGATCGGGATCTGAACCTTGATTTTTCGCTTCATAGAGATCTCGAGAAAGTCGGCATGCATCGCCCCCCCTCGTACGGGGTCTCGCTGTAACTCCTTGAGAATGACAGTCCTTGATGGCTCACCATCCCCCTCCAGGGAGAGGGTAATCAGAACGTTCTCACCCGCCCCGGTCCCCAGGAGCTTCGACATTTCAAGCGGATTGATTGTCACCGCCATCGGCCCGGACGCACCGCCATATATAACGGCCGGAATCAGCCGCTGCCGCCGAAGCTTCTTCGCGACCCCCTTGCCAACCTGCGTCCGGATCTGTCCTTTCAATACTGCTTCCGCCATGACTCCCTCCTTCTCGCAAGGCATAGGTAGGATTCCTCGTACCTACGCCACCGATCTATCCTCTCTACCCTCAGACAAAAAGGCTACTCACGGATTCCTCTTTATGGATACGACTGATAGCCTCCCCCAAGAGGGGCGCCACCGAGAGGACAGTCAGTTTTTTGGGCATTCTACTCTCGGGAATGGGGATGGTATTCGTGACGACCACCTCCTCAAGGACTGATCCATCGATCCGTTCTATCGCCGGGCCAGAGAGAACCGGATGTGTACAACTCGCAAAAATCCGTTTCGCTCCCTTTTCAAGGAGTGCCGGAACCGCCTGCGTGAGGGTTCCGGCGGTGTCGATCATGTCATCCACGATGATCACGTCCCGACCCTCGACGTCTCCAACGATATGCATCACCTTCGCCTCATTGGGACCCGTCCGACGCTTATCGATAAATGCCAGCGGGCTCCCCAGGCGCTTGGCAAACGCGCGGGCTCGTTCTACGCCGCCCGCATCCGGAGAGACCACGACCGCATCCCCTAATCTCCGTTCCTCGAAAAACCGGAGCAGGACCGGAGCGGCATAGAGATGATCGACGGGGGTCGTGAAGAAACCCTGAATCTGTCCGGCGTGAAGATCCATCGTCAAGACCCGATGCGCCCCCGCCGCCGTGAGCAGGTCGGCTACCAGTTTTGCGGTAATGGGTACGCGAGGCTGAACCTTTCGATCCTGTCGTCCATAGCCGTAGTAGGGCATGACGGCTGTGATCCGCCAAGCCGACGCTCGCTTTAAAGCATCGATGATCACCAACAGTTCCATCAGGTTCTCATTGACGGGTCGGCACGTGGGCTGGATCACGAAGACGTCAGCGCCCCTGACATTCTCGAAAATCTGGACCAGGATCTCATCATCGGCGAAGCGAGTAACCTCGGCATCACCCAGCGGAACGCCGAGGTAGTCCGCGATCTCGTGCGACAAGGCCGGATTGGCGTTGCCGGAGAAAAGAATGAGCCGATCAGTCATCAGACGTTCTCCGAATATTGCATAGTTCCTCCTACTCCTCTATGCCGCAACAGCGACCTACCGCTACCTGCTGGCTGGGGGGCGAGGACTCGAACCTCGATGTGCAGATCCAAAGTCTGCCGGATTACCCTTATCCGACCCCCCAATGGCTGTCAGCTTTCAGCGACCAGCTAACAGGAAGAGGGGGTTCTTGTCCAGCGTGCGGCAGGCAACGGCAGCAATTCCGCTCTCTACCAAACTCGACGCGACCTGCCTAGCCATTTCGGCCTCTCGCATAACGCCAAAGACGGTTGGCCCGCTGCCGCTGACCAAGACCGGTCCGGCGCCCAACAGCAACAACCGCTGTTTGAGGTTGGCGACCACCGGATAGGCCTCAAGAACCACACCTTCCAACCGGTTGAAACAGTGCGAAAGCGCCGCCTCCTCCTGACCGGATGCAATCAAACCATGCATTATAACCCCGGTTTTGTCGGTCGTCAATGGCAATCTCAGACGGCGGTAAACCGAGGCCGTGGGGATCTCAATCCCGGGATTGGCAATCACGAGCCATCGTGGCGTCAGCGCAGTCAGTTCTTCTACCCGTTCCCCTCGACCCCTTATAAAGGCGGCCTCCCGACAAAAGAAAAGAGGCACATCGGAACCCAGCACAGATCCCAGGCCTATCAGTTCCTCGCGAGGCCACCCGAGGTCGTACAACAGGTTCAGTCCCCATAGAGTCGCCGCCGCGTTGCTCGATCCTCCCCCCATCCCTCCAGCAACAGGAATTTGCTTCTCGATCCGAATACTCACCCCGCCGTGCACGCCACTGTGTCGCAGCAGCAAATCGGCCGCTCGGTAACACAGATTATCGGGCCCGAGCGGGACCCTTAGATCTCTGGTCGAGATTGTAATCCCGCTCGTGCGGCGTTCCAAGGTGATGGTGTCGGAGAGCTCGGTCAGGACTACGATCGAGCAGATCTCATGGTATCCATCGTCGCGCCGCCCAAGAACCTCTAGAAAGAGATTGACCTTGGAAGGAGAGGTCAGTGTGACCTGCTTCATAATCTTAAGGAAACCTGAGCAATGGAGCCAACCCTGCGTCCAGATTCACTACTCGCGCCCCTTGGGCCGGCTGCGGGATACGAAATAGCTCACGAGGCAGATCGGGATTCACATTGTAGGATCGGTATGACACCTCAACCGTCAACTGCTTGAAGGGCTCCTCCAGAAAGAGCATACGCAACCCGTGGCCGGCAGGAGAGTATCGAAACCTCAAGCGAAGTGATGTGCCGTCGTATAACTCTCCCCTCAGCAGGCTCAGGTCGTCATCGGATAGCCAGAGACGCTGCGTAAAAGGCGACTCCTGCCCTCGCAGCAGGTAAGCATGATCGTCATCCGGGCCATACAGTTCTGTCTTCTCCATCCGAACCGAGAGGGGCGGTAACCCAAGAAGGAGCCGCACCAGATGTGCCGGCGCCACGCGCAGTCCCGTAATCGCAGCCACATTGTCAGGTGTCGCACTCCCCTCTATAAATATATTCTCCAGTAGCGCATGTGCGATCAGCCGGCGCCCGTCGCTCGCGACAACCAATGACGTAAACCCACCCCAGCCGATACTCTCCAACCGGATGAGGTCTGGTCGTTCGATAGCAACTACCTCTTGGCGGTACTCTTGCGTCTCCCGACGCCGCACTGTAAGGTCAAGCACCGCTTGCAGGCTTGTTACCGCAGCCTCACGCTCCTGCAAGGACCGGAGAATCTCCTGTGTAACAGGCCACGAAGAACGTGGGGAGTCCTTTTCTTCTGGAATAAAATCAAGGCCATAGGCACACCCACTCAGCACCATTCCTGTTATAAGCCCCAAGAGACGAAGGGATTGGCGACCGGTCATCCACCCTCCCGAGAGAGCATGTCTCGGGCCTTTCTAAGTTTGTGCTGAATTGCCTCGTTGGTGCTGTCAATAGCAAGAGATCGTTCCCACTCCCTGATCGCCTCATGGACCATCTGCTTCCTGAAGTAGACGTCCCCGAGGTGTTCAAAGATAGTAGAATCCCCCTTCTTGGAGAGTTCGACGGCCCGCTTCAGCTCCGCCAGGGCTTCGTCCACCATTCCCTTCTTATAGTAGGCCCAGCCCAGACTATCGACAAAAGCCCCATTATCAGGCTGAAGCTCTAACGCCTTCTTGACGAGGGCAATCGACTCATCAAGTTTGATCCCCTCATCGGCGAACATGTAGCCAAGATAGTTGTACGCATCGGCATTCTTCGGATCGACGATCAAGAGCTTGCGGAAGATCGTTTCAGCCTTATCAATTTGACGACTCCGTTCAAAGGCCGAACCGAGCTGATAGAGGTAAGCGGCATTACTCGGTTCCAGGCCAAGCGCGCGCTCAAGTTCTGTGATGGCCCGAGCATAGCTTTTTTGCTGGACATAGATCAGACCGAGCAGGTACGGAATGTCACTCTCGTTCGGTCTGAGGGCTCCCGCCGTAGAGAGCAGATCGCCGGCCTCGGCGTACCGTTCCTTCTGACTGAGGATATACCCGCGATGGAACAACGCATCGGGATAGCGCGGGCTGTCCTTGGGAATTTGCGTCAATTCGTCGAGAGCCTCATCGAGGCCCTTATCATCCTCAAGGGCCAGCCCCAGATAGTACCGGACATCATGGTTATTCGGTTCCTGCTGGAGGATGTCCCGAAAGGCTCTAACAGCCTCAGCATATGCTTTCTTTTCATAATAAATAAATCCGACCCGCAGCTTGAATACGCGGTTATTCGGCTCCTGATCGAGCAGTCGTCGATACTCGGCAAGGGCGG from Candidatus Methylomirabilis tolerans carries:
- a CDS encoding CarD family transcriptional regulator, with product MMYRTGTKVVYPTHGVGWIEAIEKKEVAGGLQPFYVVRIIGNGMTILVPTQNAKRVGLRAVIEPSEIPKVLAILKKNDLKISSNWNRRFKDNLERIRTGSLFEVALVLRKLVLLQKERCLSFGEKTMLENVRRLIVSEISHASGIDQEGARALVEQAVGNH
- the radA gene encoding DNA repair protein RadA, coding for MAKSLSHYLCQNCGYQTARWMGRCPDCGEWGGLLEECATSERHRGRSDGAPPAPYLATPITAVDIRALHRVSTGLAELDRVLGGGIVPGSFVLLSGDPGIGKSTLLLQASMQIAKGEGIVLYVSGEESLQQTRSRASRLGQLSDRLLLLAETSLQVILDQTDRIRPTILVIDSIQTIASEELESPPGSFSQVREAVFRLMTLAKEKEISTVVIGHITKEGAIAGPKAMEHLVDAVVFMEGEEHQIHRLLRAVKNRFGPTPEVGVFEMTATGLQELENPSEVFLAQRPSGAPGSVVIPTMEGSRPLLVELQALVAAPSAAIPRRVFNGVDSNRGVLLLAVLEKRLGLPLSACDVYVNIVGGVRVGETAADLGVAVAVLSSARNLLLDPGLCVFGEIGLAGEVRAVPMAERRLEEAARLGLSHCLMPRHNLDRTQSDFSSLRVSGLYTLEELAEKLEIRQMV
- the dnaB gene encoding replicative DNA helicase, giving the protein MAGERVPPQNLEAEMSVLGAILQSSEAFLKCLELLRPEQFYRDIHRKIFAAASGLFGRGEPVDLITMTNELRRRGELDEVGSAAFLASLVEAVPTAANVAYHARIVRDKALLRQLITVATDIVGLGYADQEEADQVLEQAEQQIFELSEDRVRRAFLPLKLILKDAFEQVEKLYDRQTQVTGVPTGFEDLDMKTAGFQPSELIIIAGRPSMGKTAFALNIARNAAIEERIPVGIFSLEMSKEQVVQRMLSTEAEVDSHRIRTGYLRESDWPKLTSAAGRLSEAPIFIDDSAAISAIELRAKARRLKAEQNIGMVVIDYLQLISGRSRSENRQQEVSDICRGLKAMAKELKVPVVALSQLARRTEERERPQLSDLRESGAIEQDSDVVMFLYRPGYYQAKKAGAPDPERDAKTEIIIAKQRNGPTGTVEMAFLREYVKFGPLDLIHQEPDEAEEM
- the rplI gene encoding 50S ribosomal protein L9 yields the protein MRVVLLEQVEKVGSAGDQVEVADGFARNFLIPSRKAVAATSASIKSLDHLLRQNREREGRLRHAAETMAGRIAALHCVIARRAGEQDRLFGAVTNQDIYAALVTQGLEVDRRKILLKEPIKALGSYTIPIRLHPEVIAELRLTVERVGD
- a CDS encoding YybS family protein encodes the protein MKEGLAKTFVQGAAFCLASLTLALAGGTIPIVGMFFGLLTPLPLILLSLRQGRVIALLGVFAVGICLTGLLGIGYAGVFYIEFGLPAIVLAEAIRRQWTPEASVAVGSLAVIAGGLVGLFILAWDAGTSILDLLKYRLDIAVREAMELYGKAGISPDEVGPLLGSSEEVRRFLLTTSPGLFIVAALFSTSVNFFLARRGSAHDTAPVGWKSGSAWRVPDQLVWIFIGSAALLLSGLPIAKEIGFNGLLVMMTLYLLQGLAIATFWIRRLRLSPLMGLLGVVLLFLQPLLLLLVALVGLFDMWVVFRRHSLPGSPGA
- the rpsR gene encoding 30S ribosomal protein S18 encodes the protein MLKKRRSFRRQKVCKWCVDKIEAVDFKDAKRLRNFITDRGKIIPRRISGSCASHQRQLGGAIKRARSIALLPFAADLP
- the ssb gene encoding single-stranded DNA-binding protein; protein product: MVSFNKVILLGNLTRDPELRHTPSGMTVCNFDLAVNRSFTTKGGERREEVCFITVVVWDKQAQSCAEFLGKGRQALVEGRLQQRSWETPDGQKRSKYEVVAERVQFVGGRKDAAVSDEEPPRSGEEEEVPF
- the rpsF gene encoding 30S ribosomal protein S6, whose product is MSQHEVIIILDPALTEDGVEREISGVREIAAKKGGEVLEVQKWGKKRLAYEVKKRREGQYVLMKMGGMGKVVADLERHFRITETILKGMIVRAEEHRGKRFKTKSQATLAGSTMISTQEVGDGELQ
- the pth gene encoding aminoacyl-tRNA hydrolase yields the protein MGLGNPGPEYEASRHNVGFRVVDILAGRVGTELSRCRYRSLCLRGSLHGAEILLIKPLTFMNDSGFAVAGWQRGLHLEPGRIIVVHDDLDLPLSQLRIKIGGGHGGHRGVRSILEAVGSHGFVRVKVGIGRPRERQDAVKHVLGFFEERENDAIQVVVQRAADAIEVLLQEGLEAAMNRYNVRDAHQSRMA
- a CDS encoding 50S ribosomal protein L25 produces the protein MAEAVLKGQIRTQVGKGVAKKLRRQRLIPAVIYGGASGPMAVTINPLEMSKLLGTGAGENVLITLSLEGDGEPSRTVILKELQRDPVRGGAMHADFLEISMKRKIKVQIPIRLAGEAIGVKLKGGLLEQHLREVSVECLPGAIPSHIHVDVSHLDLGHAIHVRELTVGEDIKVLEDPAKPVVTVLIQRVATEEAAGATEEKPAEPEVVKKEAKEGKQEGGKTA
- a CDS encoding ribose-phosphate pyrophosphokinase — its product is MTDRLILFSGNANPALSHEIADYLGVPLGDAEVTRFADDEILVQIFENVRGADVFVIQPTCRPVNENLMELLVIIDALKRASAWRITAVMPYYGYGRQDRKVQPRVPITAKLVADLLTAAGAHRVLTMDLHAGQIQGFFTTPVDHLYAAPVLLRFFEERRLGDAVVVSPDAGGVERARAFAKRLGSPLAFIDKRRTGPNEAKVMHIVGDVEGRDVIIVDDMIDTAGTLTQAVPALLEKGAKRIFASCTHPVLSGPAIERIDGSVLEEVVVTNTIPIPESRMPKKLTVLSVAPLLGEAISRIHKEESVSSLFV
- the ispE gene encoding 4-(cytidine 5'-diphospho)-2-C-methyl-D-erythritol kinase codes for the protein MKQVTLTSPSKVNLFLEVLGRRDDGYHEICSIVVLTELSDTITLERRTSGITISTRDLRVPLGPDNLCYRAADLLLRHSGVHGGVSIRIEKQIPVAGGMGGGSSNAAATLWGLNLLYDLGWPREELIGLGSVLGSDVPLFFCREAAFIRGRGERVEELTALTPRWLVIANPGIEIPTASVYRRLRLPLTTDKTGVIMHGLIASGQEEAALSHCFNRLEGVVLEAYPVVANLKQRLLLLGAGPVLVSGSGPTVFGVMREAEMARQVASSLVESGIAAVACRTLDKNPLFLLAGR
- a CDS encoding tetratricopeptide repeat protein is translated as MGRAKLERARQCLCGLLGLAVFGQGYAAAQTAAPEPAIRPQVPPAAVASAAEWTGREGRAEAYYQFMRSLLAEQTGDYQAAIAWQKGALRVDPRSVIMHNHLAYLHMKRGDFRGAINTGEHALILDSKNLQAHLLLAAVYQSLHNLSAAEHHLGQAIDLNPDRTETYLQLAAIHTEAKRTQEAITVYRRALDVDPGSLVARYNLGRLYLEEGQPEQAGQVFQELLERNAEFDPALAALGMSLEAQGRLDEAREIYQRALDNDPRHVELRERLAQLFLKQKDLDAALAEYRRLLDQEPNNRVFKLRVGFIYYEKKAYAEAVRAFRDILQQEPNNHDVRYYLGLALEDDKGLDEALDELTQIPKDSPRYPDALFHRGYILSQKERYAEAGDLLSTAGALRPNESDIPYLLGLIYVQQKSYARAITELERALGLEPSNAAYLYQLGSAFERSRQIDKAETIFRKLLIVDPKNADAYNYLGYMFADEGIKLDESIALVKKALELQPDNGAFVDSLGWAYYKKGMVDEALAELKRAVELSKKGDSTIFEHLGDVYFRKQMVHEAIREWERSLAIDSTNEAIQHKLRKARDMLSREGG